Proteins encoded by one window of Cloeon dipterum chromosome 2, ieCloDipt1.1, whole genome shotgun sequence:
- the LOC135937501 gene encoding transmembrane protease serine 9-like produces MKFLVACLFIFGAVKAADWANIRPFYKTRPGLQPVISSRIIGGEISEAGQFPYQAGITIDLLGFCGGSLIAPNIILTAGHCVKGSIFWEVVLGAQKINNETEPNRQTFTTRNRTLHEGYDETVINNDIAILVLNEDVEGPGISPVRLPSRSQVSNTFDGVPLTVSGWGRTQDWNPFTSNELRFVEVTGISNALCAEYYGIDIINESKLCIDTLGGSEGTCNGDSGGPLVFYEDDGLPTEVGIVSFGSSAGCESGAPAAFTRVTEYLDWLEINAGVTIRHPASRYLIATMKVLVACLLLVAAAQATEWAKVRPVFKTRPGLRAVMPNKIIGGSEATPGQFPFQAGVTIDFGGFCGGSLISETVALTAAHCVDGSSIWEVVLGAQLINDNSEPTRQTFLTSDAVAHENYNAFNINNDIAIINLGGTAGSDVISPVRLPSRSQVGETFENVVARVSGWGRTSDSNPSISPVLKYVDVTVISNAECASYYGNIINDSKICVDTNNGAEGTCNGDSGGPLTITEADGQVTEVGIVSFGSSAGCESGAPAAFTRVSEFLDWLETNAGVTIRP; encoded by the exons ATGAAGTTTCTTGTTGCTTGTCTGTTTATTTTCGGCGCCGTAaag GCGGCTGACTGGGCAAATATTCGCCCTTTTTACAAGACGCGTCCAGGACTGCAAC CGGTGATCTCGAGCAGGATCATCGGGGGCGAAATTTCTGAGGCGGGACAGTTCCCTTACCAGGCTGGTATCACAATTGACTTGCTAGGTTTTTGTGGCGGCTCTTTGATTGCTCCAAATATTATCCTGACTGCTGGACACTGCGTGAAAgg aTCCATTTTTTGGGAGGTTGTTCTTGGCgcacagaaaattaataacgaAACTGAGCCCAACCGTCAAACGTTCACAACCCGAAATCGCACTTTGCACGAAGGCTACGATGAAACCGTTATTAACAACGATATTGCTATCCTCGTTCTTAACGAAGACGTGGAAGGCCCAGGAATCAGTCCTGTCCGGCTTCCATCTAGGTCTCAGGTCAGCAACACTTTTGATGGTGTACCACTTACCGTCTCTGGATGGGGAAGGACTCAGGACT GGAATCCTTTCACGAGCAATGAGCTGAGATTCGTCGAGGTTACCGGCATTAGCAATGCTCTCTGCGCGGAATACTATGGCATTGATATCATCAACGAATCTAAGCTGTGCATCGACACGCTTGGTGGAAGCGAAGGCACCTGCAACGGAGACTCCGGTGGCCCCCTTGTCTTCTACGAGGATGATGGTCTGCCCACTGAGGTCGGCATCGTCTCCTTCGGTTCCTCTGCTGGTTGCGAGTCTGGCGCTCCTGCTGCCTTTACCAGGGTCACAGAGTACCTTGACTGGCTTGAAATTAACGCTGGTGTCACTATTAGA CATCCAGCAAGTCGGTACCTCATAGCCACCATGAAGGTTCTTGTTGCTTGTCTGTTGTTGGTTGCCGCCGCCCAG GCCACAGAATGGGCCAAGGTTCGCCCTGTCTTCAAGACGCGCCCTGGTCTTCGCG cTGTGATGCCCAACAAGATCATTGGCGGATCTGAAGCCACTCCCGGACAGTTCCCCTTCCAGGCTGGAGTCACCATTGACTTCGGAGGCTTCTGCGGAGGCTCCCTGATTTCCGAGACTGTTGCCCTGACCGCTGCTCACTGCGTTGATGG ATCTTCCATCTGGGAGGTTGTTCTCGGTGCTCAGCTGATCAACGATAACAGCGAGCCTACCAGGCAGACTTTCCTCACCTCTGATGCCGTCGCTCACGAGAACTACAACGCCTTCAACATCAACAACGATATCGCCATCATCAACCTTGGTGGAACCGCCGGATCTGACGTTATCAGCCCTGTCAGGCTTCCCTCCAGGTCTCAGGTCGGAGAAACCTTCGAGAACGTTGTTGCCCGCGTTTCCGGATGGGGCAGGACTTCTGATT CCAACCCCTCCATCAGCCCTGTGCTGAAGTACGTTGACGTCACCGTCATCAGCAACGCTGAATGCGCTTCATACTACGGCAACATCATCAACGATTCCAAGATCTGCGTCGACACCAACAACGGTGCTGAGGGAACCTGCAACGGAGACTCTGGCGGCCCCCTGACCATCACCGAGGCTGACGGCCAGGTCACCGAGGTCGGCATTGTGTCCTTCGGCTCCTCTGCTGGTTGCGAGTCTGGCGCTCCTGCTGCCTTCACCAGGGTCTCTGAGTTCCTTGACTGGCTGGAAACCAACGCTGGCGTCACCATCAGGCCTTAA
- the LOC135936828 gene encoding hatching enzyme 1.2-like translates to MMFLSFVLVVVAAVAFEAAPVDQWMTDDEDFSDFYGQPDSSVGEKVAAWHPYHRINPEELGSYAKGDILIPRDPPLEGVRNALVAAETHWPGAIVPYVIDGNYTHDELATIYAAMTAIEEFTCVRFVERALEPDYVTIESGASGCWSSIGRIGGNQVLNLQPPACVWNLGTPIHEFMHSLGFFHEQSRHDRDKYVQIFWHNVQAGQEHNFKKFDRVVATTNVPYDFNSVMHYSTLAFSKNNKSTIKPKMSGVRLGQRDYLSKNDIKKVNQMYQCFN, encoded by the exons ATGATGTTTCTGTCGTTTGTGTTGGTGGTGGTCGCTGCAGTTGCCTTTGAGGCTGCCCCTGTTGACCAGTGGATGACTGATGATGaagatttttctgatttttacgGACAACCCGATTCCTCTGTTGGCGAAAAGGTTGCTGCCTGGCATCCATATCATCGG ATAAACCCTGAGGAGTTAGGTAGCTACGCGAAAGGGGATATCCTCATCCCTCGCGACCCACCCTTGGAAGGAGTGCGAAATGCACTTGTCGCCGCTGAAACGCACTGGCCAGGGGCGATTGTGCCCTACGTTATCGACGGCAACTACACCCACGATGAGTTGGCCACTATTTATGCGGCCATGACTGCAATTGAAGAGTTTACGTGCGTCAGATTCGTCGAACGCGCACTCGAACCTGACTACGTGACTATCGAGAGTGGTGCGTCAGGGTGTTGGTCTTCCATAGGGCGGATTGGGGGGAACCAAGTGCTTAATTTGCAACCTCCTGCCTGCGTTTGGAAC CTTGGAACGCCAATtcatgagtttatgcattctCTGGGATTTTTCCACGAGCAAAGCCGCCACGACCGGGATAAGTACGTTCAGATTTTCTGGCACAACGTTCAGGCCGGTCAAGAacacaactttaaaaaatttgatcgtGTTGTGGCGACGACAAACGTGCCTTACGATTTCAATTCAGTAATGCACTACTCCACTTTAGCTTTCAGCAAGAATAATAAGAGCACCATCAAACCcaag ATGAGTGGCGTGCGTCTAGGGCAGCGAGATTATCTTAGTAAGAACGATATTAAGAAAGTCAATCAAATGTATCagtgtttcaattaa
- the LOC135937502 gene encoding serine protease 53-like: MKWLPIISFALLCLALSEGASPKRRSIGFVPLTDSPGSKIIGGENAVEGQIKYQVGIRMDDSYFCGGSLISDVVVLTAGHCVKGFSSFEVHLGALNFYDETEVGRIIVNTNVSTLHENYNGLVINNDIALLHLPDPVSGPNIEAVRLPSWTMANQTFANETGRVSGWGKPSDNATSISPDLKFADVLIISNEECQAWYGELVLNSNKICIGTNGGTENICSGDSGGPLVIYEDDGLPTEIGINSFVTSFGCESRFPGGLTRVTRYLGWLEVNAGITLRPGFLACNKIVFCHSIAVIMRFILATCLLFAVAQATDWADVRPARQPHPPMLRKPNFSKHRIIGGENAVEGQFKYQVAVLIEGAGFCGGSLIADDVVLTAGHCINNFAFWEVHAGALNFDNLEEPGRVVVSTNISTLHEDYNGIIINNDIGILKLSEPVSGPNIAPIRLPSWSQANTTFDYQTARVSGWGKSSDNSTSINVDLKFVDLKVITQDDCLAIYGPLVINENKLCCDADGGASSTCNGDSGGPLVITEEDGEPTEIGIVSFGVSLGCESGWPAAFTRITYYLDWLAQNAGVTIRP, encoded by the exons ATGAAGTGGCTGCCGATTATATCGTTCGCGCTCCTTTGCCTCGCCCTG AGCGAGGGAGCCAGTCCCAAACGCCGTAGCATAGGTTTTGTCCCTTTAACAG actcTCCTGGTAGCAAAATTATTGGAGGTGAAAATGCGGTTGAAggccaaattaaatatcaagttGGTATTAGAATGGACGATTCGTACTTTTGCGGAGGTTCCTTGATTTCGGACGTCGTTGTTCTAACTGCTGGTCACTGCGTTAAagg aTTCTCGTCTTTTGAAGTGCATCTGGGAGCGTTGAATTTCTACGACGAGACAGAAGTAGGCCGCATAATTGTGAATACAAATGTGTCTACTTTGCATGAAAACTACAATGGCCTCGTCATCAACAACGACATCGCTTTGTTGCATTTGCCAGACCCTGTTTCTGGACCAa ATATCGAGGCGGTCAGACTTCCCTCCTGGACAATGGCAAATCAAACTTTTGCCAATGAAACAGGCAGAGTGAGCGGCTGGGGAAAGCCATCTGACA ACGCCACATCGATCAGTCCTGACTTGAAATTCGCCGATGTGTTGATCATATCCAACGAGGAATGCCAAGCGTGGTATGGAGAACTCGTCCTGAACAGCAACAAGATTTGCATTGGTACAAATGGGGGCaccgaaaatatttgcagt GGAGATTCTGGTGGCCCTCTTGTGATTTATGAAGATGATGGTTTGCCGACGGAAATTGGAATCAACAGCTTTGTCACTTCTTTTGGTTGCGAATCGCGATTCCCAGGAGGCCTAACTAGAGTTACTCGATACTTAGGCTGGCTCGAAGTAAACGCTGGAATTACCCTGCGACCT GGATTTCTCGCTTGCAACAAGATAGTCTTTTGTCATTCGATCGCTGTAATCATGAGATTCATCTTGGCGACTTGTTTGCTTTTCGCCGTTGCTCAG gCAACGGATTGGGCTGATGTTAGGCCAGCCCGTCAGCCTCATCCACCTATGCTCCGCAAAC ccaatttttctAAGCACCGCATCATTGGTGGAGAAAATGCCGTTGAGGGGCAATTTAAGTACCAAGTAGCGGTTTTGATAGAGGGTGCTGGATTTTGCGGTGGTTCCCTTATCGCTGATGACGTTGTCCTGACTGCTGGACATTGCATCAACAA CTTTGCGTTTTGGGAAGTGCATGCTGgtgctttgaattttgataaCCTTGAGGAGCCGGGCCGCGTGGTGGTGTCTACAAATATCTCAACCTTGCACGAGGACTACAACGGAATCATCATTAACAATGACATCGGCATTTTGAAACTTTCAGAGCCCGTGTCAGGAccca aTATTGCTCCCATCCGTTTGCCATCTTGGTCGCAAGCCAACACCACATTTGATTATCAGACCGCACGTGTTTCTGGTTGGGGAAAATCCTCagata ATTCAACCTCGATCAACGTTGATCTGAAGTTTGTCGACTTGAAAGTCATTACTCAAGACGACTGCCTGGCCATCTACGGACCCCTCGTGATTAACGAGAACAAACTGTGCTGCGATGCTGACGGTGGCGCATCGTCCACTTGCAATGGAGACTCTGGCGGCCCACTTGTGATCACCGAGGAAGATGGCGAGCCGACCGAGATCGGCATTGTCTCATTTGGCGTTTCGCTTGGATGTGAATCGGGCTGGCCTGCAGCCTTCACCAGGATCACCTACTACCTTGACTGGCTTGCACAGAATGCTGGAGTAACAATCAGACCATAA
- the LOC135935896 gene encoding brachyurin-like: MDGNNYIKGCCGKHSSISATITMKAVNVCLLLVAIAQAHAADWAQVQPVYRDRPTFRVASHSKIIGGNIATPGQFPYQVGLFIDGSGFCGGSLISDTVILTAAHCVDGIRIFEAHLGAHDIYDMNEPNRVIVISTDGVAHENFNPATIDNDIAIVRLGFPVGGFGISPVRLPAFSLVNETFSGDRVRVSGWGRTSDATSGVSPELKYVDVSVIDNSQCQAYYGNIINESKICVDTNGGTEGTCHGDSGGPLVIQESDGEYTEIGIVSFGSVDGCESGFPAAFTRVTEYLEWLEINAGVALRP, translated from the exons ATGGAtggtaataattatataaaggGATGTTGTGGTAAACATAGCAGTATCAGTGCCACTATCACAATGAAGGCCGTGAATGTTTGTCTCTTACTAGTTGCAATAGCTCAGGCACAT GCCGCAGATTGGGCCCAGGTCCAACCGGTGTACAGGGACCGACCAACTTTTAGAG TTGCATCTCACAGCAAGATAATTGGTGGCAACATCGCCACCCCTGGACAGTTCCCATACCAGGTTGGGCTTTTCATCGACGGTAGCGGCTTCTGCGGTGGCTCTCTCATTTCTGATACCGTTATCCTGACCGCAGCTCATTGTGTTGATGG CATTCGTATCTTTGAAGCTCACCTTGGAGCCCATGATATCTATGACATGAATGAACCAAACAGAGTCATAGTTATTTCAACTGATGGCGTTGCCCACGAGAATTTCAACCCAGCCACAATTGACAACGACATCGCAATCGTCAGGCTGGGCTTTCCGGTCGGCGGATTCGGCATCTCCCCTGTTCGTCTGCCTGCTTTCTCCCTAGTGAACGAAACCTTCAGTGGGGACAGAGTTCGCGTTTCTGGATGGGGCAGGACCTCTGATG ccaCTTCCGGAGTGAGCCCTGAACTCAAGTACGTTGATGTGAGTGTCATTGATAACAGTCAGTGCCAAGCCTATTATGGTAACATCATCAACGAATCCAAGATCTGCGTTGACACCAACGGCGGCACTGAGGGCACCTGCCATGGAGACTCAGGTGGCCCTCTGGTCATCCAGGAGAGCGATGGCGAGTACACTGAAATCGGTATCGTATCCTTCGGCTCCGTTGATGGTTGCGAGTCTGGCTTTCCAGCTGCCTTCACCAGGGTCACCGAGTACCTTGAATGGCTGGAAATCAATGCTGGCGTCGCTCTCAggccataa